A region from the Prevotella melaninogenica genome encodes:
- the asnS gene encoding asparagine--tRNA ligase, giving the protein MKRTKVVDALACTDFGKDINVKGWVRSHRSSKAVDFIALNDGSTIKNIQVVVDPSTIDEDKLKSITTGACISVIGKLVESQGAGQTSEIQCKEIEIYGLCPSDYPMQKKGQSFEYMRKYGHLRLRTNTFGAVFRIRHNMAIAIHKYFHDHGFYYFHTPLITGSDAEGAGNMFQVTTLDLDRVAKGGEVDYSADFFGKRTNLTVSGQLEGELGATALGAIYTFGPTFRAENSNTPRHLAEFWMVEPEVAFIDKDELMDLEEDFIKYCVRWALEHCKDDLEFLNKMIDKELIARLEGVLKEDFARLTYTEGFEILQKAAADGVKFEFPITHWGMDLSSEHERYLVEEHFKRPVIMTDYPSEIKSFYMKKNEDGKTMQGTDVLFPRIGEIIGGSVREESYEKLLEEIDNRGMKRDIYDWYLDTRKYGTCPHGGFGLGFERLILFVTGMQNIRDVIPFARTPKNAEF; this is encoded by the coding sequence ATGAAAAGAACAAAAGTCGTCGATGCTCTTGCTTGCACCGACTTTGGAAAAGATATTAACGTAAAGGGTTGGGTTCGTTCCCACAGAAGTAGCAAGGCTGTTGACTTCATCGCATTGAATGATGGCTCTACTATCAAAAACATTCAGGTTGTAGTTGACCCTTCGACTATCGACGAAGACAAGCTGAAGAGCATCACTACTGGTGCTTGTATTAGCGTTATCGGTAAACTCGTAGAGAGTCAAGGTGCTGGTCAGACTTCAGAGATTCAGTGTAAGGAGATTGAAATCTACGGTCTTTGCCCAAGCGACTACCCAATGCAGAAGAAGGGACAGAGTTTTGAGTACATGCGTAAGTATGGTCACCTGCGTCTTCGTACCAATACTTTCGGTGCTGTATTCCGTATTCGCCACAACATGGCTATTGCTATCCATAAGTATTTCCACGACCACGGCTTCTATTATTTCCATACCCCACTGATTACAGGTAGTGATGCTGAGGGTGCTGGTAACATGTTCCAAGTAACAACACTCGACCTTGACCGCGTTGCTAAGGGTGGTGAGGTTGATTATAGTGCTGACTTCTTCGGAAAGCGCACTAACCTTACAGTATCTGGACAGTTAGAGGGAGAGTTAGGTGCTACCGCTTTGGGTGCTATCTACACCTTCGGTCCTACTTTCCGTGCTGAGAATTCTAACACACCTCGCCACTTGGCAGAGTTCTGGATGGTTGAGCCTGAGGTTGCTTTCATCGACAAGGATGAACTGATGGACCTTGAGGAAGACTTCATCAAGTACTGCGTTCGTTGGGCATTGGAGCACTGTAAGGACGACCTTGAGTTCCTCAATAAGATGATTGATAAGGAGCTTATCGCTCGCTTGGAAGGTGTATTGAAAGAAGACTTCGCTCGTCTTACTTACACAGAAGGTTTCGAGATTCTTCAGAAAGCTGCTGCTGACGGTGTGAAGTTTGAGTTCCCTATCACTCACTGGGGTATGGACCTCAGCAGTGAACACGAGCGTTACCTCGTTGAGGAACACTTCAAGCGTCCTGTTATTATGACCGATTATCCAAGCGAAATCAAGTCGTTCTACATGAAGAAGAATGAGGACGGCAAGACAATGCAGGGAACTGACGTACTCTTCCCACGTATCGGTGAGATTATCGGTGGTTCTGTCCGTGAAGAAAGCTACGAGAAACTGCTTGAGGAAATTGATAATCGTGGCATGAAACGAGACATTTACGACTGGTACCTTGATACTCGTAAGTACGGAACCTGCCCACACGGCGGTTTCGGTCTCGGTTTCGAGCGTCTCATCCTCTTCGTTACTGGTATGCAAAACATCCGTGACGTAATCCCATTCGCACGTACTCCAAAGAACGCTGAGTTCTAA
- a CDS encoding YiiX/YebB-like N1pC/P60 family cysteine hydrolase, which translates to MKLKKILSNLILVCLIFLAGCSADTFQDDNISLHNLHEGDLMFVVKETSNPITDATQGINGLKIDHVAIFHHTDSADYALEAYGKPVSLTPLTTFLNRSKWKDGKPHIAVGRVIVDCDMNTSMKQALSYLGRPYDRFYMPDDKEIYCSELIQKSFVNHHGLPIFSTIPMSFHDNNGKILDAWTQFYAFYHREVPEGEPGTNPGQLSRDKAVKVTYEFETPSAK; encoded by the coding sequence ATGAAACTAAAGAAAATTCTATCAAACCTCATCTTGGTATGTCTTATTTTCTTAGCAGGTTGTTCTGCTGATACTTTCCAAGATGATAACATATCATTACATAACTTGCACGAGGGCGACCTCATGTTCGTCGTGAAGGAAACAAGCAACCCTATCACAGATGCAACGCAAGGCATTAATGGATTAAAGATTGACCACGTGGCTATCTTCCATCATACAGATAGCGCAGATTATGCATTAGAAGCATATGGCAAGCCAGTGTCACTTACCCCTCTTACCACCTTCCTTAATCGTTCAAAATGGAAAGATGGAAAACCGCACATTGCTGTAGGTAGAGTAATTGTTGATTGTGATATGAATACTTCTATGAAGCAAGCATTAAGCTACCTCGGTCGACCATACGATCGTTTCTATATGCCTGATGACAAAGAAATCTATTGTAGCGAATTGATTCAGAAATCATTTGTCAATCACCACGGCTTACCTATTTTCTCTACAATCCCGATGTCCTTCCACGATAACAATGGAAAAATCTTAGATGCTTGGACTCAATTCTATGCCTTCTATCATCGTGAAGTACCAGAAGGAGAACCTGGAACCAACCCTGGACAACTGTCTCGTGACAAAGCGGTAAAGGTTACTTACGAATTCGAAACTCCATCCGCCAAATAA
- a CDS encoding tRNA threonylcarbamoyladenosine dehydratase: MQSQFSRTEMLLGRPAVDTLKGSRVAVFGVGGVGGYVVEVLARSGVGAIDIIDNDTVCITNVNRQLLTTTKNVGKNKVDVAEERIHDINPDCIVRKYQTFYLPETADQFDFSIYDYVVDCIDTVKAKIDLVYRCHEVKTPLLSCMGAAFKLDPTQFRVTDLFKTINDPLAKVIRKKLRKSNIKHLKVVYSPEEPLTSIKFPDDSVSSTDASEDQTTRSVPSSNAWVPAAAGLIAGGEVVKDLIKAANTMRIRPEDEATSEPARIAHERAVKMLEEHKRLKEDMTRDVK; encoded by the coding sequence ATGCAAAGTCAATTTTCAAGAACTGAGATGCTTCTCGGCAGACCTGCTGTTGACACATTGAAAGGTAGTCGGGTGGCAGTCTTTGGTGTTGGTGGAGTGGGAGGATATGTTGTTGAGGTACTTGCACGTAGTGGTGTGGGTGCTATTGACATTATTGACAATGATACAGTGTGCATTACGAATGTCAACCGACAGCTTCTGACCACTACAAAGAACGTTGGAAAGAATAAGGTCGATGTTGCAGAAGAACGTATCCATGATATCAACCCCGATTGTATTGTGCGGAAGTATCAGACTTTTTATCTTCCAGAGACAGCAGACCAGTTCGACTTCTCCATTTATGATTATGTCGTTGACTGCATCGATACGGTTAAGGCAAAGATAGATCTTGTTTATCGTTGTCATGAAGTTAAAACTCCCTTACTCTCTTGTATGGGTGCAGCATTCAAACTCGACCCCACTCAGTTCCGTGTAACTGACCTCTTCAAAACCATTAATGACCCATTAGCAAAGGTGATTCGCAAGAAGCTTCGTAAGTCGAATATCAAACATCTAAAAGTTGTTTATAGTCCCGAAGAGCCGCTTACAAGTATCAAGTTTCCTGATGATTCTGTAAGTAGCACTGATGCAAGTGAGGACCAGACAACTCGCAGCGTTCCAAGCTCAAATGCTTGGGTACCAGCTGCTGCAGGATTGATAGCAGGCGGTGAGGTTGTGAAAGACCTCATCAAGGCTGCCAACACTATGCGCATCCGTCCTGAAGATGAGGCTACAAGTGAGCCTGCTCGTATTGCTCATGAGCGTGCTGTAAAGATGCTGGAAGAACATAAACGACTCAAGGAGGATATGACACGAGACGTTAAGTAG
- a CDS encoding CvfB family protein — MSKIKLGAYNTLTVQKIALREGNGDPFGLYLDGGPAGEILMPQKYVPEGTEIGDELEVFVYLDQDERPIATTEEPLAQVGDFAYLECSWVNEYGAFLSWGVMKDLFCPFREQKKRMVIGNSYIVYVHLDEESYRLVASAKVEHYLDEQPRGYKHGQEVDLLVWQKTDLGFKVIVDNQYPGLIYEDQVFQYVHTGDRLKGYISTVRRDGKIDCTLQPTGQQHAEDFAEVLLQYLKDNGGVCDLGDKSEAEDIKRRFQVSKKVYKRAVGDLYKRHLIMVEPLSIKLV, encoded by the coding sequence ATGTCTAAAATAAAACTTGGAGCATACAATACGCTCACAGTACAGAAGATTGCCTTGCGTGAAGGCAATGGTGATCCGTTCGGACTATATCTTGATGGTGGTCCGGCTGGTGAGATTCTCATGCCTCAGAAGTATGTGCCAGAGGGAACAGAGATTGGTGATGAATTAGAGGTGTTTGTCTATCTTGATCAGGATGAACGCCCGATTGCAACTACTGAAGAACCTTTGGCACAGGTAGGCGACTTCGCTTACTTGGAGTGTTCGTGGGTGAATGAGTATGGTGCGTTCCTGTCTTGGGGTGTGATGAAAGACCTCTTTTGCCCTTTCCGTGAGCAAAAGAAGCGCATGGTCATTGGCAATAGCTATATTGTTTATGTTCATCTTGACGAAGAGAGCTATCGTCTTGTTGCCTCTGCAAAAGTTGAGCACTATCTTGACGAACAGCCACGAGGTTATAAGCATGGGCAGGAAGTTGACCTACTGGTATGGCAGAAGACCGATCTTGGCTTCAAAGTCATTGTTGATAATCAGTATCCGGGACTTATCTATGAGGATCAGGTGTTCCAGTATGTCCATACTGGTGACCGTTTGAAGGGTTACATCTCTACGGTTCGTCGTGATGGTAAGATTGACTGTACACTTCAGCCAACAGGACAACAGCACGCAGAAGACTTTGCGGAAGTTCTGCTTCAGTACTTGAAGGATAATGGTGGTGTGTGCGATCTCGGTGATAAGAGCGAAGCAGAGGATATCAAACGTCGTTTCCAAGTATCGAAGAAGGTGTATAAACGTGCAGTTGGCGATCTTTACAAGCGTCATCTGATTATGGTTGAACCACTATCAATAAAGTTAGTATAA
- a CDS encoding GxxExxY protein, protein MNTEEVIKLIINKAYEVRSHFVAGYLESVYKKALLIELREAGLIVEEEVEMPVMYKGHVIGVFRADIVVDKCVIIELKAVAQLLPAHAIQLVNYLSVSGIDNGLLINFGSTERLEIKRKYRVYNPHN, encoded by the coding sequence ATGAATACTGAAGAGGTTATAAAGCTGATAATCAATAAAGCCTACGAGGTTCGGAGCCATTTTGTAGCTGGGTATTTAGAGAGTGTTTATAAAAAAGCACTGCTGATAGAACTTAGAGAAGCCGGATTGATAGTAGAGGAAGAGGTTGAGATGCCTGTGATGTATAAAGGTCATGTGATAGGTGTTTTTCGTGCAGATATTGTCGTGGATAAATGTGTTATCATAGAACTAAAAGCTGTTGCTCAGTTATTACCAGCACACGCAATTCAGCTTGTAAACTATCTCTCTGTGTCTGGAATAGATAATGGGCTGCTTATAAATTTTGGCTCGACTGAACGGCTGGAGATTAAACGTAAGTATAGGGTTTATAACCCTCATAACTAA
- a CDS encoding ABC transporter ATP-binding protein gives MIDIKNITKSFGSLQVLKGIDLRIEKGEVVSIVGPSGAGKTTLLQILGTLDKPDSGSVVVDGVDVGSLSAGKLSDFRNQHLGFVFQFHQLLPEFTALENIMIPAYIAGKKTKEARQRAEELLEFMGLSDRANHKPNELSGGEKQRVAVARALVNNPAVILADEPSGSLDSKNKQELHQLFFDLRDKFGQTFVIVTHDEGLANITDRTIHLKDGLIQNDICQETE, from the coding sequence ATGATTGACATTAAGAACATAACGAAAAGTTTTGGTTCGCTTCAAGTGTTGAAGGGTATCGACCTACGCATTGAGAAGGGTGAGGTTGTCAGTATTGTTGGTCCATCTGGAGCAGGTAAGACTACCTTGTTACAGATTCTTGGAACACTGGATAAGCCTGATAGTGGTTCTGTTGTTGTGGATGGTGTAGATGTTGGTAGCCTGTCAGCTGGTAAGTTGAGTGATTTTCGCAACCAGCATTTGGGCTTTGTCTTCCAGTTCCATCAGTTGCTTCCAGAGTTTACAGCCCTTGAGAATATTATGATTCCAGCTTATATTGCCGGGAAGAAAACTAAGGAAGCACGCCAGCGTGCCGAAGAACTATTGGAGTTTATGGGTCTGAGCGACCGTGCTAACCACAAGCCTAATGAGCTTTCTGGTGGTGAAAAGCAGCGTGTGGCAGTAGCGCGTGCGTTGGTAAACAACCCTGCTGTTATCCTTGCCGATGAACCTTCGGGTAGTTTGGACTCAAAGAACAAGCAGGAACTACACCAACTCTTCTTCGATCTCCGTGATAAGTTCGGTCAGACCTTCGTTATTGTTACACACGATGAGGGACTCGCAAATATCACAGACAGAACGATACATCTTAAAGACGGCTTGATACAGAATGACATCTGTCAAGAGACAGAATGA